From Streptomyces sp. SCSIO 75703:
GTAGCGGCCCTCGGCGGCGTCGATGCCGGTGTTGCGGGCGGTGGCCAGTCCGCCGTTGTGCTCGCGCCGGATCACCCGGGCGCGGGCGAGGGGCCGGGTCAGTTCCAGGAGCGCCTCATGGGTCTCGTCCTCGGTCGAGTGGTCGTCGACGAAGAGGAACTCGAAGTCGTCCCGGTCGTTGGCCGCGAGGCCGGCCACCGTGTCGTGGACCAGGGCCTCGACGTGGTAGCAGGGGACGATCACGGACAGGGTCGGGGGGCGTCGGGTCACACGTGCACCTGGGTTCTCTCAGAGGCCGATCCCGGCGACCGTAGGAGGCGCCCGTCGTCGGGGGCCGAACACGCCGGGGCCGTGAGGTGAACACGGGATGACGTCCCGCCGCCGGGCCGCGCGGCGGGCCGTGGGGCGGTTCGCGGGCACCGGGCGGACACGGGCGGGCCGCGGGGCGGTTCGTGCCGTTCGTGTCGCGCATGTCGCCCCCGGATATCAATACGTGCGGGTAAGCAGATTTTCAGCCGTTCAGGCGGCATCCTCCCTCCATGGCCACTGCGCAAGAGTCACCCGTGCACCCTCGTGAGCTGGACGACGTCCCCGGCTGGTTCTGGCCCCTCGACCAGGTGCTGTTCTCCTGGTTCCTGGAGTGGCAGGAGGGCCGGGGCGTCCACGGGGACCTGCTGGAACTGGGCACCTACCTGGGCAAGAGCGCGATCCTGCTCGGACACCGGCTGCGGGAGGGCGAGCGGCTGGTGGTCTGCGACCTGTTCGGCGAGGAGCCGCCGGACGAGGCGAACCGGGCCGAGGCGCGGCGGTCGTACGCCTCGCTGACCCGGCGGGCCTTCGAGCGGAACTACCTCTCCTTCCACGCGTCGCCGCCGGTCGTCGTCCAGGCGCCCAGTTCGGCGATCACCGGCGAGGTCGCGGCGGGGAGCTGCCGCTTCGTCCACATCGACGCCTCGCACCTGTACGAGCACGTCCGGGGGGACATCGGCGCGGCCCGGGAGCTGCTGCTGCCCGACGGCATCGTGGTCCTGGACGACTTCCGCTCCGAGCACACGCCGGGCGTCGCGCTGGCCGCCTGGGAGGCGGTGCTCAGCCGCGGGCTGCGCCCGGTCTGCCTCAGCGGCCAGAAGCTCTACGGCACCTGGGGCGACCCGGAGCCGGCGCGGGAGGCGCTGCTGGCCATGCTGGCGGCGCGCGACGACTGCGCGGTGAGCGAGGAGCCGGCCGCGGGGCACCGGCTGATCCGCGTGCGGGCCAAGGGCAAGCGGCTGCGCATGCCGCCCCTGCCCACGTCACGGCACCGGGACCCCGCTCCGGCGCCCGCGCCGGCTCCGGCGGCCCCGGCCGCGGCTCCCCCGGCGCCGACGGCACCGGCGGGGAGTGCCCCGTCCGGCGCGCCGGGGGCCGCCGTCTCCGGCGCGGCGCACGCGCCCCGGCGGAGCGGCCGGACCCGGCTGAAGCGGCTCGCCGTGGACCTGTTGCCCCCGGTGGCCACCCGCGCGATCCGCCGCCGCCGGGCCCGCCGGACCCGGTAGCGTCCCGGCCCGCCGCGGGGCCGGGCCCCACTCCCCCGGGCCGTCCCGGCCAGACGGCGCCTCCGGGCGGGTCCTGCGCGCCCGGTACGCGGTCGCCGCCGACGGCGGACGCTCGGCCGTGCGCCGCTCGCTCGGCGTCGCGATGGCCGGCGAAGCCCTCGACCCGGGCCCGACCCTCGTGGCCGACGTGCGTGTACGCGGCCTGGACCGGGAGCACTGGCACATC
This genomic window contains:
- a CDS encoding class I SAM-dependent methyltransferase, coding for MATAQESPVHPRELDDVPGWFWPLDQVLFSWFLEWQEGRGVHGDLLELGTYLGKSAILLGHRLREGERLVVCDLFGEEPPDEANRAEARRSYASLTRRAFERNYLSFHASPPVVVQAPSSAITGEVAAGSCRFVHIDASHLYEHVRGDIGAARELLLPDGIVVLDDFRSEHTPGVALAAWEAVLSRGLRPVCLSGQKLYGTWGDPEPAREALLAMLAARDDCAVSEEPAAGHRLIRVRAKGKRLRMPPLPTSRHRDPAPAPAPAPAAPAAAPPAPTAPAGSAPSGAPGAAVSGAAHAPRRSGRTRLKRLAVDLLPPVATRAIRRRRARRTR